Proteins encoded by one window of Sulfurospirillum barnesii SES-3:
- a CDS encoding type II toxin-antitoxin system RelB/DinJ family antitoxin, whose translation MRTGTSVRIDEETKIIASEVLKQYGLSLSEGINLFCRQVAMTYSIPFELKVPTERMKKALKELEKREGKSFDSIEALKADLES comes from the coding sequence ATGAGAACAGGAACCAGTGTTCGTATTGATGAAGAGACAAAGATTATTGCTTCAGAAGTGTTAAAACAGTATGGTCTGAGCCTGAGTGAAGGCATCAACCTTTTTTGTAGGCAAGTTGCGATGACGTATTCGATTCCCTTTGAATTAAAAGTACCAACAGAACGCATGAAAAAAGCACTCAAAGAGCTAGAAAAAAGGGAAGGAAAATCCTTTGATTCCATCGAAGCACTCAAAGCTGATCTTGAGTCATGA
- a CDS encoding AAA family ATPase, which produces MKLTNIVINNLFSYNGVSTISFDNITCIIGTNGFGKTSILNSIKLCLGQSDIDVKSILNNNATEKKCSVTLNFDEFSIKRSWIFAPKLEESLSIVFTDSNKIEDIEAEHFIKNKIPDFLVDFLFYDGEVGNNLLLLSNTKLKNIFDFIFDLDLLVNTQKDSLEVAKKLLEKNNDEESANLIDLENQRLTFLETISVQREELKEKTKEVKALAMNLQKLNTQIKNRNKKVKLLHDELELLQADLDKKSNKLKELILWQMPLLLNQNLLNKMQKRTSSALKIEDESLFVNKFYKFTQEINSPLDENKVLELFKSLMINESNQIDLTLSPRDFKKLIEKMKDLRLSIKQLEEKIKLAQDSAMEQEIMRSLVETQKEQEERLNNLEKSLTELEESIEQNTLEAKEINRTLTQSFKANQEKYAFIKGYEELRIIAQISTKVYNQKLEKNLVLFNQKLQDNTTKFLKQYEHIKAIYIDNSHRIIISDGKEILSTELLSAGQKQVLNFLIIKTILDFKEFTSFIMIDTPFGRLSNKNKELLLHTCYLSFDTLILLLTDSEFDFVKTQNLKYKTYQIERDTLGSKIEEIA; this is translated from the coding sequence GTGAAACTAACTAATATTGTCATCAATAATCTCTTTTCATACAATGGAGTTAGCACTATTTCATTCGACAATATTACTTGCATCATTGGAACAAACGGTTTTGGAAAAACTTCAATTTTAAATTCTATTAAGCTGTGTTTAGGTCAGTCAGACATCGATGTAAAATCTATTTTAAATAATAATGCAACTGAAAAGAAATGTTCAGTTACCTTGAATTTTGATGAATTTAGCATCAAAAGAAGTTGGATTTTTGCGCCCAAACTTGAAGAATCCTTGAGTATTGTTTTCACAGATAGTAATAAGATTGAAGATATAGAAGCAGAGCATTTCATCAAAAATAAAATCCCTGATTTTTTAGTTGATTTTCTTTTTTACGATGGAGAAGTAGGCAATAATTTATTACTACTCTCAAATACAAAATTAAAAAATATATTTGATTTTATTTTTGATTTAGACTTATTAGTCAATACCCAAAAAGATTCTCTTGAAGTTGCAAAAAAACTTTTGGAAAAAAACAATGATGAAGAAAGTGCAAATCTCATTGACTTAGAAAATCAAAGATTAACTTTCTTAGAAACTATTTCTGTACAAAGAGAAGAGTTAAAAGAAAAAACAAAAGAAGTCAAAGCTCTAGCAATGAATCTTCAAAAGTTAAATACCCAAATAAAAAATAGAAATAAAAAGGTCAAACTCCTTCACGATGAATTAGAACTTTTGCAAGCAGACCTCGATAAAAAATCAAACAAACTAAAAGAGCTTATCCTCTGGCAAATGCCTCTTCTCTTAAATCAAAATTTGCTTAATAAAATGCAAAAACGAACTTCTAGTGCTTTAAAAATAGAAGATGAATCTCTTTTCGTCAATAAATTTTATAAATTTACCCAAGAGATCAACTCTCCTCTGGATGAAAATAAAGTATTAGAGTTATTTAAATCACTAATGATTAATGAGTCAAATCAAATAGACCTTACACTTTCTCCACGCGACTTTAAAAAACTTATTGAAAAGATGAAAGACCTAAGGCTCTCTATAAAACAACTTGAAGAAAAGATCAAGCTTGCACAAGATTCTGCTATGGAGCAAGAAATCATGCGCTCTTTAGTTGAAACACAAAAAGAGCAAGAAGAACGCTTAAACAATCTGGAAAAATCCTTGACTGAGTTAGAAGAAAGTATTGAACAAAACACGCTAGAAGCAAAAGAGATCAATCGAACACTTACACAAAGCTTTAAAGCCAATCAAGAAAAATATGCGTTTATCAAAGGTTATGAAGAGCTGCGGATTATCGCTCAAATAAGTACAAAAGTTTATAATCAAAAATTAGAAAAAAACCTTGTACTTTTCAATCAAAAGTTACAAGACAATACCACTAAATTTTTAAAACAATATGAGCATATCAAAGCAATATATATCGATAATTCTCATCGAATCATTATTAGCGATGGCAAAGAAATACTTAGTACAGAACTACTCTCAGCTGGGCAAAAGCAAGTCCTCAATTTTCTAATTATTAAAACTATTTTGGATTTCAAAGAGTTCACATCATTCATCATGATCGATACTCCTTTTGGAAGGCTTTCTAATAAAAACAAAGAGTTGCTTTTGCATACATGCTATTTGTCATTTGATACTCTCATCTTGCTACTTACAGACAGTGAATTTGATTTTGTCAAAACACAAAATCTTAAATACAAAACGTACCAAATAGAACGAGATACATTAGGCTCCAAGATAGAGGAAATAGCATGA
- a CDS encoding type II toxin-antitoxin system YafQ family toxin has product MTYAIFRTSSFKKAYKKLASPEQELVLMIVLKLANGENLDEKYKDHFLIGNYKGCRECHIKPDLLLIYKINNDEVELVLVEVGKHSKLFK; this is encoded by the coding sequence ATGACATACGCTATCTTTCGTACCTCTTCTTTCAAAAAAGCCTACAAAAAGCTCGCTTCGCCTGAGCAAGAACTTGTTTTAATGATTGTTTTAAAACTTGCTAACGGTGAAAATTTGGATGAAAAATACAAAGATCATTTTCTAATAGGCAATTACAAAGGATGCAGGGAGTGTCACATTAAACCCGACTTACTGCTCATCTACAAAATCAATAACGATGAAGTGGAATTGGTTTTGGTAGAGGTTGGTAAGCATTCTAAATTGTTTAAATAA
- the dndC gene encoding DNA phosphorothioation system sulfurtransferase DndC, with protein sequence MKIDEKIQKTIEELKEQYFADDRPWVVTYSGGKDSTTVLHLVISMIQMLHNEGKDHKHVYVVSSDTTVEMPIIENYTNTRLNQIKKFADETDLKLSCHKLEPKMEESFWTLMLGLGYPAPTSSFRWCTERLKINPATEFLKGLVNKHQSILMLLGVRADESQARAASIEGRVLNHRGLSVHDSIPNAYVLSPIKYWSNEEVWTYLGQNPFPWGDHSYMMSLYDKGSGEGDCNIALNPDSPSCGKTRFGCWVCTVVEKDRSMEGMLRNGEEWMLPLWEYREKLYNYRNDPEKRDTRRRDGSTGAGPFLPVVRRELLEDLLQVEKQVNINYHSMKKNAMDYNPHEKIELIKDDEIMLIQKNWNKDGDISNNAYRIAQKFTRLNDQAITTDLREELETFAEENFNIDLFERIYEIEAYRKNISNRYAIVNDIEKKVVDFYKGEFRETN encoded by the coding sequence ATGAAAATAGATGAAAAAATACAAAAAACAATAGAAGAACTTAAAGAACAATACTTTGCAGATGACAGACCATGGGTGGTTACATACTCAGGAGGAAAAGATTCTACTACCGTCTTGCATCTAGTAATTAGTATGATCCAAATGCTTCATAATGAAGGCAAAGACCATAAACATGTTTATGTAGTATCATCTGATACAACAGTTGAAATGCCTATCATTGAGAACTATACAAATACACGACTTAATCAAATTAAAAAATTTGCAGATGAAACTGATTTAAAATTATCATGCCATAAATTAGAGCCAAAGATGGAAGAGTCTTTTTGGACTTTGATGTTAGGTCTTGGCTACCCTGCCCCTACAAGTTCATTTCGATGGTGTACTGAAAGATTGAAGATTAACCCCGCAACCGAATTTCTAAAAGGATTAGTCAATAAGCATCAGTCCATCCTTATGCTACTTGGTGTTAGAGCAGATGAATCTCAAGCAAGAGCAGCTTCGATAGAAGGAAGAGTGTTAAATCATAGAGGTCTATCTGTACATGACTCTATACCTAATGCTTATGTGCTATCTCCTATCAAATATTGGTCAAATGAAGAAGTATGGACATATCTAGGACAAAACCCTTTCCCATGGGGTGATCACTCCTATATGATGAGTTTATATGATAAAGGTAGTGGAGAAGGAGACTGCAATATTGCTCTAAACCCAGACTCGCCATCTTGCGGAAAAACACGATTTGGTTGTTGGGTTTGTACTGTAGTGGAAAAAGACCGCTCAATGGAAGGTATGTTGAGAAATGGTGAAGAGTGGATGTTACCACTTTGGGAGTATAGAGAAAAGCTGTACAACTATAGAAATGACCCTGAAAAAAGAGATACAAGAAGAAGAGACGGTTCAACTGGTGCTGGACCATTTTTGCCTGTAGTTCGTAGAGAACTTTTAGAAGATTTATTGCAAGTAGAGAAGCAAGTCAATATAAACTATCATTCAATGAAAAAAAACGCTATGGATTATAATCCACATGAAAAAATAGAACTTATTAAAGACGATGAAATTATGCTTATTCAAAAAAACTGGAATAAGGATGGCGACATATCCAATAATGCGTATCGAATAGCCCAAAAATTCACTCGCCTAAATGATCAAGCCATTACAACTGATTTGAGAGAAGAGCTAGAAACATTTGCAGAAGAAAATTTCAATATAGACCTATTTGAACGAATATATGAGATAGAAGCCTACAGAAAAAACATCTCTAATAGATATGCTATTGTCAATGATATTGAGAAAAAAGTTGTTGATTTTTATAAAGGTGAATTCCGTGAAACTAACTAA
- a CDS encoding DUF262 domain-containing protein translates to METFKTDTYTIRQLLKNETDENDRGKNYFIPPYQRKYDWDQEQVEKLIDDIFEQVNKKTEQGYKPYFIGGVVLSQQSILGDERSKKSLEVIDGQQRLTTIVLILASIVQLLKFQDRQFENKKDVSEHLINDISKILKIKTLNLSTMNVEEKYILERSDALSTDFQKTINFLIETKITDKIDLKKIITNNEDSEKLINLVFIIKEKIEIFDDNELTDFTLQLLNSTWLVVTKTISIETGFFIFEKLNDSGIALEPQDLLKNYFFRTSTESEYNQLTEKWKLFLTTVTNINSSKAKILPRDFLEQYLTIIGDAKDTKTHSSNGKIFKQFKSIQQSDFTKSIELLEHLIKIATEYGKLKRNDSIAQYLNVMNFKLGYLIVLSFYKRFDDEYLNYKNDILLIVVKLGLVYLVTGQSKELSVVIPNLCYEIINKGKDIQDTLVIANSYINGLISKKKDTFDEVVSSTNLWRKKPLTRLLLSILEFHVGGNKLPNYFNLFQIMPQEYSSEFQYDEIDEDNCNKYANYIGNILIDKDSKYADIDDNNFKERYKNDSDVILNNLDKKIVIKDKEIDFLTETNNLSWGKNRIIERSQTLTELAKHVIINDNFNKDFFKDIDKK, encoded by the coding sequence ATGGAAACATTTAAAACTGATACTTATACAATACGACAATTATTAAAAAATGAAACTGACGAAAACGATAGGGGCAAGAATTATTTTATACCACCTTATCAAAGAAAATATGATTGGGACCAAGAACAAGTTGAAAAATTAATTGACGATATTTTTGAACAAGTGAATAAAAAAACAGAACAAGGATATAAACCTTATTTTATTGGTGGAGTAGTTCTTTCTCAACAGTCTATTTTAGGTGATGAAAGAAGTAAAAAATCACTTGAAGTCATTGATGGGCAACAAAGGCTTACTACGATTGTTTTAATTTTAGCCTCAATTGTTCAACTATTGAAGTTTCAAGATAGACAATTTGAAAATAAAAAAGATGTTTCGGAACATTTAATCAATGATATATCTAAAATATTAAAAATAAAAACTTTAAATTTAAGCACTATGAATGTTGAAGAAAAATATATTTTAGAACGTTCAGATGCGTTATCAACAGATTTTCAAAAAACAATAAATTTTTTAATTGAAACAAAAATAACAGATAAGATAGACCTTAAAAAAATCATAACAAATAATGAAGATTCAGAAAAGTTAATCAATCTCGTCTTTATCATCAAGGAGAAAATAGAAATCTTTGACGACAATGAATTAACAGATTTTACATTACAACTTTTAAATAGCACTTGGTTAGTAGTAACAAAAACTATTTCCATAGAGACAGGTTTTTTTATTTTTGAAAAACTCAATGATAGCGGAATTGCTTTAGAACCTCAAGACTTATTAAAGAATTATTTTTTTAGAACGTCAACTGAAAGTGAATATAATCAACTAACTGAAAAATGGAAACTATTTCTAACAACAGTAACTAATATTAATAGTTCAAAAGCAAAAATTCTTCCAAGAGATTTTTTAGAGCAATATTTAACCATTATTGGAGATGCAAAAGATACAAAAACACATTCTAGCAATGGAAAAATTTTCAAACAATTTAAATCAATCCAGCAAAGTGATTTTACTAAATCTATTGAATTATTAGAGCATCTAATAAAAATAGCAACTGAATATGGAAAACTTAAACGAAATGATTCAATTGCTCAATATTTAAACGTAATGAATTTTAAATTGGGATATTTGATAGTTTTGTCATTTTATAAACGATTTGATGATGAATATTTAAATTATAAAAATGACATACTATTGATAGTAGTTAAATTAGGCTTAGTTTATTTGGTAACAGGACAAAGTAAAGAATTGAGTGTAGTAATTCCTAATTTATGTTATGAAATTATAAATAAAGGTAAAGATATACAAGATACTTTAGTAATCGCAAATAGTTATATTAATGGGCTTATTTCAAAGAAAAAAGATACTTTTGATGAAGTCGTTTCAAGTACCAATTTGTGGAGAAAAAAACCATTAACAAGACTCTTGTTAAGCATATTAGAATTTCATGTTGGTGGTAATAAACTACCTAATTATTTTAACTTATTTCAAATCATGCCTCAAGAGTATTCATCAGAATTTCAATATGATGAAATCGATGAGGATAATTGTAATAAATATGCCAATTATATTGGCAATATATTAATAGATAAAGATAGCAAATACGCAGATATTGATGACAATAATTTTAAAGAAAGATACAAAAATGATAGCGATGTTATCTTAAATAACTTAGACAAAAAAATAGTAATTAAGGACAAGGAAATAGATTTTTTGACTGAAACAAATAATTTATCTTGGGGTAAAAATAGGATTATAGAAAGAAGTCAAACTTTAACTGAGTTGGCAAAACATGTTATCATAAATGATAATTTTAATAAAGATTTTTTCAAAGATATTGACAAAAAGTAA
- a CDS encoding DndE family protein, with translation MIRTTQDIENYIYPLSKMLNLENEPKWVILRFMINISLSLEQPYEEEKIESFDGKEYRLEQITGEGKGSEDFTKLFWDMIEVFDDKTITSKRQLEENLQKHIIRGYLILKTSLKHDSNIFEFLGQDF, from the coding sequence ATGATAAGAACAACCCAAGATATAGAAAACTACATTTACCCTCTATCAAAGATGCTAAATCTAGAAAATGAACCTAAATGGGTCATTTTACGCTTTATGATCAATATATCTTTATCGCTCGAACAACCTTATGAAGAAGAAAAAATAGAAAGTTTTGATGGGAAAGAGTATCGACTAGAACAAATCACGGGTGAAGGGAAAGGAAGCGAAGACTTCACAAAACTTTTTTGGGATATGATAGAAGTATTTGATGACAAGACTATCACTTCAAAAAGACAGTTAGAAGAAAATCTCCAAAAACACATCATTAGGGGCTATCTCATCCTTAAAACTTCACTCAAGCACGATAGCAATATATTTGAGTTTTTAGGGCAAGATTTTTAA
- a CDS encoding TetR/AcrR family transcriptional regulator, translating into MSTKERILETALALFNTSNTQAATTNHIASAMGISPGNLHYHYKNREEIIFALYEQMHQKLFPDTSFIPQTLHSLNEQHKQFALISWEYRFFYKEFLFLLSRDEKLKERFKTDNLAYKKRIETMLLDFHTKGWMHLPLDNMIQHLSDTILLFLQFWHPFLESMGAPMDAYAITGGIRRIEGSLRSFLTPEGLRILATLEG; encoded by the coding sequence ATGTCAACAAAAGAACGTATTTTAGAAACAGCTTTAGCGTTGTTCAACACCTCAAACACGCAAGCTGCCACGACCAATCATATCGCTTCAGCAATGGGCATAAGCCCTGGTAATTTACACTACCACTATAAAAACCGTGAAGAGATTATTTTTGCTTTGTATGAACAGATGCATCAAAAGCTTTTCCCAGATACCTCATTTATACCCCAAACGCTGCATTCCTTAAATGAACAGCACAAGCAATTTGCGCTTATTTCGTGGGAGTATCGTTTTTTCTATAAGGAGTTTCTTTTTTTACTCTCACGTGATGAAAAACTCAAAGAGCGGTTCAAAACAGACAATCTTGCTTATAAAAAACGCATTGAAACGATGTTGCTTGATTTTCACACCAAAGGGTGGATGCATCTACCCCTAGACAATATGATACAGCATTTAAGCGATACCATTTTGCTCTTTTTACAGTTTTGGCATCCCTTTTTAGAGAGCATGGGTGCGCCTATGGACGCCTATGCCATTACTGGGGGAATTAGGCGTATTGAGGGGAGTTTACGCTCTTTTTTGACGCCTGAGGGATTGCGGATACTCGCAACCCTTGAGGGTTAG
- a CDS encoding HepT-like ribonuclease domain-containing protein, whose protein sequence is MDKANISELIHFILQSIHLIKERFAPINSSDDFLANNDGLMRLDAISMRLQSIGEALKNIDKKERDFLLQVADKTYWSKIIKTREILTHHYIDIDAETIYDICSEKLDELEDNILKLQSKL, encoded by the coding sequence ATGGATAAGGCAAATATCTCTGAACTTATCCATTTTATACTTCAAAGTATTCACCTTATAAAAGAAAGATTTGCACCCATCAACTCAAGTGATGACTTTTTGGCTAACAATGACGGGCTTATGAGACTTGACGCCATATCTATGAGGCTTCAGTCCATCGGCGAAGCTCTCAAAAATATAGACAAAAAAGAAAGAGATTTTTTACTTCAAGTGGCAGATAAAACCTACTGGAGCAAAATCATCAAAACACGAGAAATCCTCACCCACCATTACATAGACATAGATGCCGAAACCATCTATGACATCTGCAGTGAAAAACTTGATGAACTTGAAGATAACATTTTGAAGTTGCAAAGTAAACTTTAA
- a CDS encoding M14 family metallopeptidase encodes MREEVLCELTSLSREPLRIKGFRFGTPHAKPSCVIVGPLSGTAIDQLWVASRMVRFLRQKELENPAFIQGEILIVPAVNPYSFNMGKSFWTLDNTDIDTMFPGYDKGETTQRIAAKLFEKINHFDTAILLEARKDRSECIPYVKVLTTGYEKVEMARAFGLEFIYHKEPTPSDTVSLPYNWQIWNTQAFSIVSGKKGTLRKLESAKVFDALIRFLSQKGLINYKTFEGATGNIITNKNIHVIKSTAAGLFDALASIGDYVIHGQPIARVYHSLDGSLLQTILAPSEGVISCKYDYPLIFQNAVAFRIISLNS; translated from the coding sequence ATGAGAGAAGAGGTTTTATGTGAACTAACCTCCCTAAGCCGTGAGCCTTTGCGTATTAAAGGCTTTCGCTTTGGCACACCCCATGCAAAACCTTCGTGTGTCATCGTAGGTCCCTTAAGTGGCACGGCCATTGATCAACTGTGGGTTGCTTCACGCATGGTGCGTTTTTTACGTCAAAAAGAGCTTGAAAACCCTGCTTTTATTCAAGGAGAAATTCTCATTGTTCCTGCGGTAAATCCCTATTCTTTTAATATGGGAAAATCATTTTGGACACTTGATAATACCGATATTGACACGATGTTTCCTGGTTATGATAAAGGCGAAACCACACAAAGAATTGCCGCAAAACTCTTTGAGAAAATCAACCATTTTGATACAGCCATACTCCTAGAAGCCCGTAAAGACAGAAGCGAGTGTATTCCCTATGTTAAAGTGCTCACAACAGGTTATGAAAAGGTGGAAATGGCACGTGCTTTTGGGCTTGAATTTATTTATCATAAAGAGCCAACCCCTAGTGATACGGTCTCATTACCCTACAATTGGCAGATTTGGAATACGCAAGCTTTTTCCATTGTTTCAGGTAAAAAAGGTACCCTTCGCAAGTTAGAATCTGCTAAAGTCTTTGATGCGCTGATTCGTTTTTTAAGTCAAAAAGGGTTAATCAACTATAAAACATTTGAGGGTGCAACAGGCAATATTATTACCAATAAGAACATTCACGTCATTAAAAGCACTGCAGCAGGGCTTTTTGATGCCTTAGCCTCTATTGGTGATTATGTCATACATGGACAACCCATTGCTCGGGTTTATCATTCGTTGGATGGCTCTTTATTGCAAACCATTCTTGCGCCATCGGAGGGAGTTATTTCATGCAAATACGATTATCCGCTCATTTTCCAAAATGCGGTGGCATTTCGTATTATTAGTCTAAATTCCTAA
- a CDS encoding DNA-3-methyladenine glycosylase I: MKRCGWVKLSDKIYVAYHDEEWGKPLHSERALFELFCLETQAAGLSWLTVLKKREGYRNAFAHFVLEKVARFGEMDVARILEEGLVIKSRPKIEAIIYNARLFETIIKEFGSIDSYFWRYVEGKPIVNAIADYKTAPCTSNISDAITKDLKKRGFKFVGSTTIYAFMQACGMVNDHEDSCGCK; the protein is encoded by the coding sequence ATGAAGCGTTGTGGCTGGGTCAAACTCAGTGATAAAATCTATGTGGCATACCATGATGAAGAGTGGGGAAAACCCTTGCACAGTGAGCGTGCTTTGTTCGAGCTTTTCTGCCTAGAGACCCAAGCAGCAGGGCTTAGTTGGCTCACTGTTTTAAAAAAGCGTGAAGGGTATCGTAACGCTTTTGCACATTTTGTGCTTGAAAAAGTGGCACGTTTTGGAGAGATGGATGTAGCGCGCATCTTGGAGGAAGGCTTGGTGATCAAAAGTCGTCCCAAAATCGAAGCCATTATCTACAATGCAAGGCTTTTTGAAACCATCATCAAAGAGTTTGGCTCCATCGATAGCTACTTTTGGCGCTATGTTGAGGGGAAACCCATTGTCAATGCTATTGCGGATTATAAAACCGCCCCTTGCACCTCAAACATTTCCGATGCGATCACTAAAGATTTGAAAAAGCGAGGCTTTAAATTTGTCGGCTCAACCACCATCTACGCCTTTATGCAAGCGTGTGGCATGGTCAACGACCATGAAGATAGCTGTGGGTGCAAGTAG
- a CDS encoding YceI family protein, whose translation MKFTFVLKAFTALALSSSIASAALYTVDTAHSTVGFKVKHMMISNVSGNFNTFKGTFDFANGTFSAIDGVIQASSIDTDNQDRDKHLRSADFFDVTKHPEITFKFTKQEGTKVYGDLSIKGVTKPVVLSLEMGGEVKDPAGKMRTAFVLEGKINRQDFGLTWNKALEAGGVVVDETVKLIIDVQGVRQ comes from the coding sequence ATGAAATTTACATTCGTACTTAAGGCGTTTACAGCGCTTGCACTAAGCTCTAGCATTGCCTCAGCGGCTCTTTACACGGTTGATACAGCCCATTCAACCGTAGGGTTTAAAGTCAAACACATGATGATCAGCAATGTCAGTGGAAACTTTAACACGTTTAAAGGCACTTTTGATTTTGCCAATGGCACATTTAGCGCTATTGATGGGGTGATTCAAGCAAGTTCTATTGATACAGACAATCAAGACAGAGATAAGCACTTACGTTCTGCTGATTTTTTCGATGTCACAAAACATCCTGAAATTACCTTTAAATTTACCAAACAAGAAGGCACTAAAGTCTATGGTGATTTGAGTATCAAAGGAGTGACAAAGCCCGTTGTTTTGAGCTTAGAGATGGGTGGTGAGGTGAAAGACCCCGCAGGAAAGATGCGAACAGCCTTTGTGTTAGAGGGTAAAATTAACCGTCAAGATTTTGGATTAACATGGAATAAAGCACTTGAAGCAGGGGGTGTTGTTGTTGATGAAACCGTCAAACTTATCATTGATGTGCAAGGTGTACGCCAATAA
- a CDS encoding nucleotidyltransferase family protein — protein sequence MTKQEILLTLSKQRPYLEKEFEVSKIGLFGSYAKDKQTDESDIDFYVEFKRKTFDNLAGLWVYLEELYHKKIDIIHRHKNNNPVIISNIQKEVIYG from the coding sequence ATGACAAAACAAGAAATTCTTTTAACTCTTTCCAAGCAAAGACCTTACCTTGAAAAAGAGTTTGAGGTAAGTAAAATTGGTCTTTTTGGTAGCTATGCAAAAGATAAACAAACGGATGAGAGTGATATAGATTTTTATGTAGAATTTAAAAGAAAAACTTTTGATAATCTTGCAGGGCTATGGGTCTATCTCGAAGAGCTGTATCATAAAAAAATAGACATCATCCACAGGCACAAAAACAACAACCCTGTCATCATCTCAAACATTCAAAAAGAGGTCATCTATGGATAA
- a CDS encoding CreA family protein produces the protein MMTFHKNKGFICLVVMGLASSVLGDEIGSVDTAFKLIGANHKIVIEAFDDPKIEGVSCHLSRAKTGGLKGTFGVAEDTSDASIACRQTGVITLPPDVASKKRDGERVFKESTSLLFKHIQVVRFYDAKRNTLIYLTYSDKLIDGSPQNAISTVQITNAIFEK, from the coding sequence ATGATGACATTTCATAAAAACAAAGGGTTTATATGTTTGGTGGTGATGGGTTTGGCATCGTCTGTGCTGGGGGATGAAATTGGCTCTGTTGATACAGCGTTTAAACTCATTGGGGCGAACCATAAAATTGTTATTGAAGCGTTTGATGACCCAAAAATAGAAGGAGTCTCGTGCCATCTCTCACGTGCAAAAACGGGAGGACTCAAGGGAACATTTGGGGTTGCAGAAGACACATCGGATGCTTCGATTGCGTGTAGGCAAACGGGTGTTATCACCCTTCCTCCTGATGTTGCCTCGAAAAAAAGAGATGGCGAGCGTGTGTTTAAAGAGTCAACCTCACTGTTGTTTAAGCATATTCAAGTGGTACGCTTTTACGATGCAAAACGCAACACACTCATTTATTTGACCTATTCAGATAAGCTCATTGATGGCTCTCCACAAAATGCGATTTCAACGGTACAAATTACCAATGCTATTTTTGAAAAATAG